Proteins encoded within one genomic window of Cucumis sativus cultivar 9930 chromosome 3, Cucumber_9930_V3, whole genome shotgun sequence:
- the LOC101203410 gene encoding WUSCHEL-related homeobox 13, with translation MMEWEKPEQQNPYHHHHHNPPLCDDHLHHLTGTTAAGALYVKVMTDDQLETLRKQIAVYATICEQLVEMHKTLTAHQDLTGMRLGNMYCEPLMTSSSHKITSRQRWTPTPVQLQILERIFDQGNGTPSKQKIKEITSELGQHGQISESNVYNWFQNRRARSKRKQQSAAPAYGESEVETEVESPKDKKTKPVDFQTNQSSAPLGDDMCFQSPEMSSELHFLDPNTNKADTLFPSNGSLKTARSFSQMSFYEAGNEQLTGKIETPENYSIYQQAEGYNMTGRP, from the exons ATGATGGAGTGGGAAAAACCTGAGCAGCAAAATCCTTACCACCATCACCACCACAACCCTCCTCTTTGTGACGATCATCTTCATCACCTCACCGGTACTACCGCCGCCGGCGCTCTCTACGTCAAAGTCATGACCGACGACCAATTGGAGACTCTTCGAAAACAAATTGCTGTTTACGCCACCATTTGCGAGCAGCTTGTTGAGATGCACAAGACCCTTACTGCTCACCAGGATCTCACAG GAATGAGGTTGGGTAACATGTACTGTGAGCCATTGATGACATCTTCCAGCCACAAAATCACTTCTAGACAGAGGTGGACTCCCACACCTGTGCAGCTTCAGATCTTAGAGCGTATATTCGACCAAGGGAATGGAACTCCCAGCAAGCAAAAGATCAAAGAGATAACCTCTGAACTGGGGCAGCATGGCCAAATTTCTGAATCTAATGTCTATAACTGGTTCCAAAACAGGCGTGCTCGATCAAAGAGAAAGCAGCAAAGTGCCGCACCTGCCTATGGCGAATCAGAAGTGGAGACAGAAGTCGAATCACCAAAAGATAAGAAGACGAAACCTGTGGATTTTCAAACTAATCAATCCTCTGCACCTTTGGGGGACGACATGTGCTTTCAGAGTCCGGAGATGAGTTCTGAACTGCATTTCCTGGATCCAAACACCAACAAAGCTGATACTTTGTTCCCTTCAAATGGAAGTTTAAAAACGGCAAGAAGCTTCAGCCAGATGTCTTTTTATGAGG CTGGGAATGAGCAGCTGACAGGAAAGATTGAAACGCCAGAGAACTATAGTATCTACCAGCAAGCAGAAGGCTACAACATGACGGGACGACCATGA
- the LOC101203166 gene encoding ubiquitin domain-containing protein DSK2a, with the protein MGGGGDAAVSPPSDSTSSDGLQVNVNIRCSNGSKFSVLVNLDSTVGSFKSILSHQSEVPPDQQRLIYKGRILKDDQTLRSYGLEADHTVHLVRGSAPAASPTNPATATAPNTGGPNTTSSNARSVGSNEGGAPGGGLGLESSIFPGLGFEGLGATGGLFGAGLPDFEQVQQQLTRNPNIMREIMNMPAIQNIMNNPDIMRNLIMNNPQMREIMDRNPELAHILNDPSTLRQTLETARNPELMREMMRNTDRAMSNIESSPEGFNMLRRMYETVQEPFLNATTMSGNAGNDGSNPFAALLGTGGNVTNNATTNTSTTTSDTTNGSPSPNTNPLPNPWSPASTGGTQTNSTRSNPTPNASAQVPTGLAGLGLPNLEGMLGATPDAAGLNQLMQNPAISQMMQSVMSNPQYVNQILGLNPQLRGLLDSNPQLREMMQDPEFLRQLTSPDTMQQMFTMQQQLLSQLGRQPTLNQGQTGAGTGAANNAGLEMLMNMFGGLGAGSLAVPNRSDVPPEELYSTQLTQLQEMGFIDRQENIRALIATAGNIHAAVERLLGNSGQ; encoded by the exons ATGGGTGGTGGCGGCGATGCAGCTGTGTCCCCTCCCAGCGACTCGACCTCTTCCGATGGACTCCAAGTCAACGTCAACATTCGATGTTCCAATGGTTCTAAGTTTTCTGTTCTCGTTAATCTCGATTCTACCGTTGGATCCTTTAAATCCATCCTTTCTCACCAGAGCGAGGTTCCCCCCGATCAGCAGCGTCTCATTTACAAGGGTCGGATTTTGAAAGATGATCAAACCCTACGAAGCTACG GGTTAGAGGCAGATCACACGGTCCATTTGGTTCGTGGATCGGCACCTGCTGCCTCGCCGACCAATCCTGCTACTGCTACTGCTCCTAATACCGGCGGTCCGAACACTACTTCGAGTAACGCAAGAAGTGTTGGATCAAATGAAGGTGGAGCACCGGGGGGAGGGCTCGGTTTGGAATCTTCTATATTTCCTGGGCTCGGTTTCGAAGGGCTTGGTGCCACTGGTGGATTGTTTGGGGCTGGCCTTCCTGATTTCGAACAGGTGCAGCAGCAGCTGACCCGCAATCCAAACATCATGAGAGAAATAATGAACATGCCTGCCATACAAAACATCATGAATAATCCAGACATCATGAGGAACTTGATCATGAACAACCCCCAAATGCGTGAAATAATGGATCGTAATCCTGAGCTTGCGCACATTCTCAATGATCCCAGTACTCTCCGGCAGACGCTTGAAACTGCAAGAAATCCCGAGCTTATGCGGGAGATGATGCGAAATACTGATAGAGCAATGAGCAACATTGAGTCTTCCCCTGAAGGGTTTAATATGCTTAGGCGCATGTATGAAACTGTTCAAGAGCCATTTCTAAATGCAACAACTATGTCTGGAAATGCTGGAAATGATGGCTCGAACCCCTTTGCTGCACTTTTAGGGACGGGTGGGAATGTCACTAATAATGCGACAACCAATACATCTACCACTACTTCTGATACGACTAATGGGTCTCCATCTCCAAATACAAATCCACTTCCAAACCCATGGTCCCCTGCTAGCA CTGGTGGTACCCAAACTAACTCTACAAGGTCGAATCCCACTCCAAATGCTAGTGCTCAAGTTCCCACTGGTTTAGCTGGGCTTGGCCTTCCAAATCTTGAGGGAATGTTGGGTGCAACACCAGATGCTGCCGGTTTGAATCAGTTGATGCAAAATCCAGCTATTTCACAAATGATGCAAAGTGTGATGTCAAACCCTCAATATGTAAACCAG ATCCTTGGTCTCAACCCTCAATTGCGCGGCTTGCTTGATTCCAATCCTCAGCTCAGAGAGATGATGCAGGATCCTGAATTTTTACGCCAGTTGACCTCCCCTGATACAATGCAG CAAATGTTTACTATGCAGCAACAACTTCTGTCACAGCTTGGTCGCCAGCCCACCTT GAACCAAGGTCAGACCGGTGCAGGCACAG GAGCTGCGAACAATGCGGGGTTGGAAATGTTGATGAACATGTTTGGTGGACTTGGTGCTGGTAGTCTAGCCGTGCCCAACAGATCCGATG TACCTCCGGAAGAACTGTATTCTACGCAGCTCACACAGCTACAAGAAATGGGATTCATTGACAGGCAGGAAAACATACGAGCACTGATTGCCACTGCAGGAAATATCCATGCCGCAGTCGAACGATTACTGGGGAATTCAGGGCAGTAG